A region of Pyxidicoccus parkwaysis DNA encodes the following proteins:
- a CDS encoding UbiA family prenyltransferase yields MLPEKPLPADPPDVPLAVDLDGTLVRTDTLHENLLVLLKQAPWLLLLVPLWVLKGKAFFKAEVARRAALDASRLPYNEELLAFLREEQARGRKLVLATAADRRIADGVAAHLGLFSDVFASDGTVNLSGSRKLARLKESFGTFDYAGNDGVDLPLWRESHRVVVVHAPAGVLKQARGLGREVHRVFERPRVGPRVWVKALRVHQWAKNALVFVPVLAAHKALEPGLLLQAVLGFGAFSLCASSVYVLNDLLDLESDRRHPTKSKRPFAACTLPVSTGVVLAPALLLAGAAVCLLLPPAFSALLATYYALTLAYSLRLKQVVMLDVLVLAGLYTVRIFGGSLAVGVPTSSWLMMFSMFLFLSLALVKRLSEVRRLRQSNETSAHGRGYLAQDYEQLASLGAAAGQVSVLVLALYVSSKEVTALYSHHERLWLLCPIMLYWVGRVWVLAHRGLVNEDPLVFALKDRVSYVVGLAAALVLWVAR; encoded by the coding sequence ATGCTTCCCGAGAAACCGCTTCCCGCCGATCCACCGGACGTGCCCCTCGCCGTCGACCTCGACGGCACGTTGGTGCGCACGGACACGCTGCATGAAAACCTGCTCGTGCTCTTGAAGCAGGCACCCTGGTTGCTGCTGCTGGTGCCGCTGTGGGTGCTCAAGGGCAAGGCCTTCTTCAAGGCAGAGGTGGCACGGCGGGCGGCGCTGGACGCGTCGCGCCTGCCGTACAACGAGGAGCTGCTGGCCTTCCTGCGCGAGGAGCAGGCGCGCGGCCGCAAGCTGGTGCTGGCCACCGCGGCGGACCGGCGCATCGCGGACGGCGTGGCCGCGCACCTGGGCCTGTTCTCGGACGTCTTCGCCAGCGACGGGACGGTGAACCTGTCCGGCTCGCGCAAGCTGGCGCGGCTGAAGGAGTCCTTCGGCACCTTCGACTACGCGGGCAATGACGGGGTGGACCTTCCGCTGTGGCGTGAGTCGCACCGGGTGGTGGTGGTGCACGCCCCGGCCGGCGTGCTGAAGCAGGCGCGCGGGCTGGGCCGCGAGGTGCACCGCGTCTTCGAGCGTCCCCGCGTGGGCCCGCGCGTCTGGGTGAAGGCGCTGCGCGTGCACCAGTGGGCGAAGAACGCGCTCGTCTTCGTGCCGGTGCTGGCCGCGCACAAGGCGCTGGAGCCGGGCCTGCTGCTCCAGGCGGTGCTGGGCTTCGGGGCCTTCAGCCTGTGTGCCTCCAGCGTGTACGTGCTGAATGACCTGCTCGATTTGGAGTCGGACCGGCGGCACCCGACGAAGAGCAAGCGCCCCTTCGCGGCGTGCACGCTGCCGGTGAGCACCGGCGTGGTGCTGGCGCCCGCGCTGCTGCTGGCCGGCGCGGCGGTGTGCCTGCTGCTGCCTCCGGCCTTCTCCGCGCTGCTGGCCACGTACTACGCGCTGACGCTGGCGTACTCGCTGCGGCTGAAGCAGGTGGTGATGCTGGACGTGCTGGTGCTGGCGGGCCTGTACACGGTGCGAATCTTCGGCGGCTCGCTGGCGGTGGGCGTGCCCACGTCGAGCTGGCTGATGATGTTCAGCATGTTCCTCTTCCTCTCGCTCGCGCTGGTGAAGCGGCTGAGCGAGGTGCGGCGGCTGCGCCAGTCCAACGAGACATCAGCGCACGGGCGCGGCTACCTGGCGCAGGACTACGAGCAGCTCGCCAGCCTGGGCGCGGCCGCCGGCCAGGTGTCCGTGCTGGTGCTCGCGCTCTACGTCTCCTCCAAGGAGGTGACGGCGCTGTACTCGCACCACGAGCGGCTCTGGCTGCTGTGCCCCATCATGCTGTACTGGGTGGGGCGGGTGTGGGTGCTGGCGCATCGCGGGCTGGTGAACGAGGACCCGCTCGTCTTCGCGCTGAAGGACCGGGTGAGCTACGTGGTGGGGCTCGCCGCCGCCCTGGTGCTATGGGTCGCCCGGTGA
- a CDS encoding methyltransferase family protein, translating into MRLGLKADNLLERVADWFNLAPQPLAHAFFGMMASRTLMAGVRLGVYAALAEGPASAETLAERLKLSPEGTRTLLEALVACEAVERQRGGRYRLAPRAKRWLDPRSPRYVGAFLEFNYAQWDWWTGLEGVVRSGQAVDIHQFAPEDPRWRDYIHAMHQLARLAAPEVAAAIPLPRGAKSLLDLGGAHGWYAAELCLKHRGLKATVLDLEGSARVGRDIITSAGLSHLVTHREGDILTAELGGPYDGVLLFQVMHHLSPAQNVALLRRVRGALGSKGTLAVLEYLREDIDDPASSAPLIGLHYFLTSGAAAYTPAEVEGFLDDAGFRIEHSRPIRHLPLQTLLLARPD; encoded by the coding sequence ATGCGGCTGGGGCTCAAGGCGGACAACCTGCTGGAGCGCGTGGCGGACTGGTTCAACCTGGCCCCCCAGCCGCTGGCGCATGCCTTCTTCGGGATGATGGCGTCCCGCACGCTGATGGCCGGCGTGCGGCTGGGCGTGTACGCCGCGCTGGCGGAGGGGCCGGCCTCGGCGGAGACGCTGGCGGAGCGACTGAAGCTCTCTCCCGAGGGCACCCGCACCCTGTTGGAAGCACTGGTGGCCTGCGAGGCCGTGGAGCGCCAGCGGGGCGGCCGCTACCGGCTGGCGCCCCGGGCGAAGCGCTGGCTGGACCCGCGCTCGCCGAGGTACGTGGGCGCCTTCCTCGAGTTCAACTACGCCCAGTGGGACTGGTGGACGGGGCTGGAGGGCGTGGTGCGCTCCGGCCAGGCGGTGGACATCCACCAGTTCGCCCCCGAGGACCCGCGCTGGCGCGACTACATCCATGCCATGCACCAGCTCGCGCGGCTGGCGGCGCCGGAAGTGGCCGCGGCCATCCCCCTGCCCCGAGGCGCGAAGAGCCTGCTGGATTTGGGCGGCGCGCACGGCTGGTACGCGGCGGAATTGTGCCTGAAGCACCGGGGGCTGAAGGCCACGGTGTTGGATTTGGAGGGCAGCGCGCGCGTGGGCCGGGACATCATCACCTCGGCGGGGCTGAGCCACCTCGTCACCCACCGCGAGGGGGACATCCTCACCGCGGAGCTGGGCGGCCCGTATGACGGGGTGCTGCTCTTCCAGGTGATGCACCACCTGTCGCCCGCGCAGAACGTGGCCCTGCTGCGGCGGGTGCGCGGGGCGCTGGGCTCCAAGGGCACGCTCGCCGTCCTGGAGTACCTGCGCGAGGACATCGACGACCCGGCCAGCTCCGCGCCGCTGATCGGCCTGCACTACTTCCTGACGTCCGGCGCGGCGGCCTATACGCCCGCGGAGGTGGAGGGCTTCCTGGACGACGCGGGTTTCCGCATCGAACACAGCCGCCCCATCCGCCACCTCCCGCTGCAGACGCTGCTGCTGGCCCGGCCGGACTGA
- a CDS encoding MXAN_6627.5 family MYXO-CTERM protein yields MSSTRHPLRSWMVGLLACLPLLLPSGALAQSDDSDAGAEADAGADAGSGIHIPLPDASVGEGGPDRDNPEGEDGQLPTTCRRSGDCAPRFTCQEGMCRYTGVRQAQTAGCLLGPEATLLVVGLAAVAAPRRKKKR; encoded by the coding sequence ATGTCCTCCACCCGTCATCCCCTCCGCTCCTGGATGGTGGGCCTGCTGGCCTGCCTCCCCCTCCTGCTGCCCTCCGGGGCCCTGGCGCAGTCCGACGACTCCGACGCGGGAGCCGAGGCCGACGCGGGGGCCGACGCGGGCAGCGGCATCCACATCCCGCTCCCCGACGCCTCCGTGGGCGAGGGCGGGCCGGACCGGGACAACCCCGAGGGCGAGGACGGCCAGTTGCCCACCACGTGCAGGCGGAGCGGAGACTGCGCGCCGCGCTTCACCTGTCAGGAGGGCATGTGCCGCTACACGGGCGTGCGGCAGGCGCAGACCGCCGGGTGCCTGCTGGGCCCCGAGGCCACGCTGCTGGTGGTGGGCCTGGCGGCGGTGGCCGCGCCCCGGCGCAAGAAGAAGCGGTAG
- a CDS encoding response regulator: MAPRILVVDDNQELLSLLTQLFEDAGYEVVGANRGRQAIEVAKANPPAAAVLDILLPDMMGYHLADALRKDNPQLPLLFITGVFKGGKHAVESRTKYQAAGYFEKPFEAQKLLEAMTKVLPVEKKAPPASLQDAFEVELDIDVEDEGPQDAMELTGRIKVTGGGNITAEIRGANLTASPMQKVPATHVRPPTPGRPPDPLPVGSGAPGSRRGELKDNLPSLLTAFYLSRETGELGVQKGKVKKVVYFEKGTPVFALSNLLADRFGQFLVRVGKIKPEQLQDASAVAAQTNRRTGDVLVERGLLKDTERLYYVGQQVKAVIYSLFAWDEGTYVMSFREKASSESIKLDVHPANLIVRGIKKLYKPERLRRLLQPEDRLIPAVAPAYQLNEVELERWEAELLPKIDGNRTVAELLAFANRPEHVVYGFLVAMMSLGILDKRT, from the coding sequence ATGGCACCCCGAATCCTCGTCGTCGACGACAACCAGGAACTCCTGTCCCTCCTGACCCAGCTCTTCGAGGATGCGGGCTACGAGGTCGTCGGCGCCAACCGCGGGCGGCAGGCCATCGAGGTGGCCAAGGCCAATCCTCCGGCGGCCGCCGTGCTCGACATCCTGCTGCCGGACATGATGGGGTACCACCTCGCGGACGCGCTGCGGAAGGACAACCCCCAGCTCCCGCTCCTCTTCATCACCGGCGTCTTCAAGGGCGGCAAGCATGCCGTCGAGTCGCGCACGAAGTACCAGGCCGCCGGCTACTTCGAGAAGCCCTTCGAGGCCCAGAAGCTCCTGGAGGCGATGACGAAGGTCCTCCCCGTGGAGAAGAAGGCGCCGCCCGCCTCGCTCCAGGACGCCTTCGAGGTGGAGCTCGACATCGACGTGGAGGACGAGGGTCCCCAGGACGCGATGGAGCTGACGGGCCGCATCAAGGTGACGGGCGGCGGCAACATCACGGCGGAAATCCGCGGCGCCAACCTCACCGCCAGCCCCATGCAGAAGGTGCCGGCCACCCACGTGCGCCCGCCCACGCCGGGCCGGCCGCCGGACCCGCTGCCCGTCGGCAGTGGCGCCCCGGGCAGCCGCCGGGGCGAGCTGAAGGACAACCTGCCCTCGCTGCTCACCGCCTTCTACCTGTCGCGCGAGACGGGCGAGCTGGGCGTGCAGAAGGGGAAGGTGAAGAAGGTCGTCTACTTCGAGAAGGGCACGCCGGTGTTCGCCCTCTCCAACCTCCTGGCGGACCGCTTCGGCCAGTTCCTCGTGCGCGTGGGCAAGATCAAGCCCGAGCAGCTCCAGGACGCGTCCGCGGTGGCCGCGCAGACCAACCGCCGCACCGGCGACGTGCTGGTGGAGCGCGGCCTGCTCAAGGACACCGAGCGGCTCTACTACGTGGGCCAGCAGGTGAAGGCCGTCATCTACTCGCTCTTCGCGTGGGATGAAGGCACGTACGTGATGAGCTTCCGGGAGAAGGCCTCCTCGGAGTCCATCAAGCTGGACGTGCACCCGGCGAACCTCATCGTCCGCGGCATCAAGAAGCTCTACAAGCCGGAGCGCCTGCGCCGCCTGCTGCAGCCGGAGGACCGGCTCATCCCCGCCGTGGCCCCGGCCTACCAGCTCAACGAGGTGGAGCTGGAGCGGTGGGAGGCGGAGCTGCTGCCCAAGATTGACGGCAACCGCACCGTGGCGGAATTGCTGGCCTTCGCCAACCGCCCCGAGCACGTCGTCTACGGCTTCCTGGTGGCGATGATGTCGCTGGGCATCCTGGACAAGCGCACGTAG
- the bcp gene encoding thioredoxin-dependent thiol peroxidase, with product MPQAGDQAPAFQLPDQDGNSVTLAQHAGKHVVLYFYPKDDTPGCTTEACNFRDEHSTLQGAGAVVLGVSADSVDRHRKFASKYSLNFPLLADPEHRMLEAYGVWGEKSLYGRKFEGITRTTFLIGPDGRVKQVWPKVKVNGHVDEVLGALGTKAAPAKKAAGAKTVKKTSPAKKAVAKKAPVRKSTAKKGASKVAARARR from the coding sequence ATGCCCCAAGCAGGTGACCAGGCCCCCGCCTTCCAGCTCCCCGACCAGGACGGCAACTCCGTGACGCTCGCGCAGCACGCGGGCAAGCACGTCGTCCTCTACTTCTATCCGAAGGATGACACTCCCGGCTGCACCACCGAGGCGTGCAACTTCCGCGACGAGCACTCGACGCTGCAGGGCGCCGGCGCGGTGGTGCTGGGCGTGTCCGCGGACAGCGTGGACCGCCACCGGAAGTTCGCGTCGAAGTACAGCCTGAACTTCCCGCTGCTCGCGGACCCGGAGCACCGGATGCTCGAGGCGTACGGCGTCTGGGGCGAGAAGTCGCTCTACGGCCGCAAGTTCGAGGGCATCACCCGCACCACGTTCCTCATCGGCCCGGATGGCCGCGTGAAGCAGGTGTGGCCCAAGGTGAAGGTGAACGGCCACGTGGACGAGGTGCTCGGCGCGCTCGGCACGAAGGCCGCGCCCGCGAAGAAGGCCGCCGGAGCCAAGACTGTGAAGAAGACTTCTCCGGCGAAGAAGGCCGTGGCGAAGAAGGCCCCTGTCCGGAAGTCCACCGCGAAGAAGGGCGCCTCGAAGGTTGCTGCCCGCGCCCGCCGCTGA
- the nagZ gene encoding beta-N-acetylhexosaminidase, producing the protein MVGFPGPRIDGDLASLMDDGIYGAILFKRNVGTAQETAALCHELKTRAGRPFILSVDQEGGRVARLRGAPFTALPPMRELGQRGDAARVERVGRLLAHELRAVGFDWDFAPVLDVDTNPANPVIGDRSFSRDAEEVARLGVALARGLEAGGVASCGKHFPGHGDTTTDSHLTLPRLPHGLERLRQVELVPFRAFAKAGLASLMTAHVLFDALDPGVPATMSTRVLQGVLREELGFDGVLVSDDLEMKAIADHYSVEEAAVQGTLAGVDLFLVCHRADVQRRAIEALVKAVESGRVPRARITEAHRRLDALSARFAHPAEDRLATLGDAEHRALAEGLDSAFAGKDPTEVMLASR; encoded by the coding sequence ATGGTGGGCTTCCCCGGCCCCCGCATCGACGGCGACCTCGCCTCGCTGATGGACGACGGCATCTACGGGGCCATCCTCTTCAAGCGCAACGTCGGCACCGCGCAGGAGACGGCCGCGCTGTGCCACGAGCTGAAGACGCGCGCCGGCCGGCCCTTCATCCTGTCGGTGGACCAGGAGGGCGGACGCGTGGCCCGGCTGCGCGGCGCGCCCTTCACCGCGCTGCCGCCCATGCGTGAGCTGGGACAGCGCGGGGACGCGGCCCGCGTGGAGCGCGTGGGCCGGCTGCTGGCGCACGAGCTGCGCGCGGTGGGCTTCGACTGGGACTTCGCCCCGGTGCTCGACGTGGACACCAACCCGGCCAACCCCGTCATCGGCGACCGCAGCTTCAGCCGCGACGCGGAGGAGGTGGCGCGGCTGGGCGTGGCGCTCGCGCGCGGGCTGGAGGCGGGCGGTGTGGCGTCCTGCGGGAAGCACTTCCCCGGCCATGGCGACACCACCACGGACAGCCACCTGACGCTGCCCCGGCTGCCTCATGGGTTGGAGCGGCTGCGGCAGGTGGAGCTGGTGCCCTTCCGCGCCTTCGCCAAGGCGGGGCTGGCTTCGCTGATGACGGCACATGTCCTCTTCGACGCGCTGGACCCGGGCGTGCCCGCCACCATGAGCACGCGCGTGCTGCAGGGCGTGCTGCGCGAGGAGCTGGGCTTCGACGGGGTGCTCGTCAGCGATGATTTGGAGATGAAGGCCATCGCGGACCACTACTCCGTGGAGGAGGCCGCGGTGCAGGGCACGCTCGCGGGCGTGGACCTGTTCCTGGTGTGCCACCGCGCGGACGTGCAGCGCCGCGCGATTGAGGCGCTGGTGAAGGCGGTGGAGTCCGGCCGCGTTCCGCGCGCGAGGATTACGGAGGCGCACCGCCGGCTCGATGCGCTCTCGGCGCGCTTCGCGCACCCGGCGGAGGACCGGCTCGCCACGCTGGGCGACGCGGAGCACCGCGCGCTCGCAGAGGGCCTCGACAGCGCCTTCGCCGGCAAGGACCCCACCGAGGTGATGCTGGCGTCCCGCTGA
- a CDS encoding DUF6209 family protein: MKSTWKTLALVLPLLAACGGAPAQEPTPAPETQQASLTTPTATVRFFTGWTQEQRGAIVRGGQLTVEYDLYRMTDCHNSTYAGQQAWDTLAYVRFLPGGQMFSGSVKEATGSTTFVSKPFVVTVPSDATSVEMWFFTSGRTCTSRYDSNYGANYPFPVEAQSPAAVVWAGDWGGSFSRDCVHRDGLADPIVIDSYVMQRACKWVDADVYVPGVTDAATARPELVQAQVEFSVDGGPLQYKWLSYQGRVGNNYRWQWNVAAEPLAYTTWAQYTFAFRYSTDGVNWYRIGLGAGPSGGATRTVQRAF; this comes from the coding sequence ATGAAGTCCACCTGGAAGACCCTCGCGCTCGTGCTGCCGCTGCTCGCGGCATGTGGCGGTGCGCCGGCGCAGGAGCCCACGCCGGCTCCCGAAACACAGCAGGCCTCGCTCACCACGCCCACCGCCACGGTGCGCTTCTTCACCGGATGGACGCAGGAGCAGCGCGGCGCCATCGTCCGTGGCGGGCAGCTCACCGTGGAGTACGACCTGTACCGGATGACGGACTGCCACAACAGCACCTATGCCGGGCAGCAGGCGTGGGACACGCTGGCCTACGTGCGCTTCCTGCCGGGCGGGCAGATGTTCTCCGGCAGCGTGAAGGAGGCCACCGGCTCCACCACCTTCGTGAGCAAGCCCTTCGTCGTCACGGTGCCCTCGGACGCCACGAGCGTGGAGATGTGGTTCTTCACCTCCGGCCGCACGTGCACCAGCCGCTACGACAGCAACTACGGCGCGAACTACCCCTTCCCCGTGGAGGCGCAGTCCCCCGCGGCGGTGGTGTGGGCGGGTGACTGGGGCGGCAGCTTCTCGCGCGACTGCGTGCACCGCGACGGACTGGCGGACCCCATCGTCATCGACAGCTACGTCATGCAGCGCGCGTGCAAGTGGGTGGATGCGGACGTGTACGTGCCCGGCGTGACGGATGCGGCCACCGCGCGGCCGGAGCTCGTGCAGGCGCAGGTGGAGTTCAGCGTGGACGGCGGCCCGCTCCAGTACAAGTGGCTGAGCTATCAGGGCCGCGTGGGCAACAACTACCGGTGGCAGTGGAATGTGGCCGCGGAGCCGCTCGCGTACACGACGTGGGCGCAGTACACGTTCGCCTTCCGCTACTCCACGGATGGCGTGAACTGGTACCGCATCGGGCTCGGCGCTGGCCCCTCGGGTGGCGCCACGCGCACCGTGCAGCGCGCCTTCTAG
- a CDS encoding DUF4785 family immunoglobulin-like domain-containing protein, whose protein sequence is MNFPHFFFRSAGGALAAAILGFTQGPAMAADMQRTAGAQLSSGDVAPGKLFARDASEGIGPGLVSVSNPSSPKQPLAAPLAPETRRSKSTVLHVAPGSAATQLVLPIDTPDDAWVMLIPKGSNPKAGEEALRDVTMLDAKGVRADVRAARAGNAQLGVDAERLKSEGIMKPISMLRLDKEMGRGQYQVQVGRKAAELGLAVEVRLPSSSIELSLTSSAMQLFPGDDGYVTVGLQSAEKVDHVRYEAVLYTPRFEKDRVVPVVKVGPEYRAQVSRAMSERDEPGAWVLEVRAVGSAGGQAFDRLAQTSFGFAVPTARIDSVGRARLVRGAAGKVAALEVDVVVESAALDRYEVTGTLVATDAKGVERPVAEAQVTDQLGAGTHTLTLRFEAGHAGLSKLDGAYALRGLQLYSLGTNTLYHRLNQGLGVKFPAVRAAELAEAKVTPAIEHLMREGEFNLVP, encoded by the coding sequence ATGAACTTCCCTCACTTCTTCTTCCGTTCCGCTGGCGGCGCGCTGGCTGCCGCCATCCTCGGTTTCACGCAGGGGCCCGCCATGGCCGCCGACATGCAACGCACCGCCGGTGCGCAGCTCTCCTCGGGGGACGTGGCTCCCGGCAAGCTGTTCGCGCGCGACGCGAGCGAGGGCATCGGCCCCGGGCTCGTGTCGGTGTCCAACCCGTCGTCGCCCAAGCAGCCGCTGGCGGCGCCGCTCGCGCCGGAGACCCGGCGCTCGAAGTCCACGGTGCTGCACGTGGCGCCGGGCTCGGCGGCCACGCAGCTCGTGCTGCCCATCGACACGCCGGACGACGCGTGGGTGATGCTGATTCCCAAGGGCAGCAACCCGAAGGCCGGCGAGGAGGCGCTGCGCGACGTGACGATGCTGGACGCGAAGGGCGTCCGCGCGGACGTGCGGGCGGCTCGGGCGGGCAACGCGCAGCTGGGCGTGGACGCGGAGCGCCTCAAGTCCGAGGGCATCATGAAGCCCATCTCCATGCTCCGGCTGGACAAGGAGATGGGGCGCGGCCAGTACCAGGTGCAGGTGGGCCGCAAGGCGGCGGAATTGGGCCTCGCGGTGGAGGTGCGGCTGCCCTCGTCGAGCATCGAGCTGTCGCTCACCTCGTCCGCCATGCAGCTGTTCCCCGGTGACGACGGCTACGTGACGGTGGGGCTCCAGTCCGCGGAGAAGGTGGACCACGTGCGCTACGAGGCCGTGCTCTACACGCCGCGCTTCGAGAAGGACCGGGTGGTGCCGGTGGTGAAGGTGGGCCCCGAGTACCGCGCGCAGGTGTCGCGGGCGATGAGCGAGCGGGACGAGCCGGGCGCGTGGGTGCTGGAGGTGCGCGCGGTGGGCTCCGCGGGTGGGCAGGCCTTCGACCGGCTGGCGCAGACGTCCTTCGGCTTCGCGGTGCCGACGGCGCGCATCGACTCGGTGGGGCGTGCGCGGCTGGTGCGCGGCGCGGCCGGGAAGGTGGCGGCGCTGGAGGTGGACGTGGTGGTGGAGAGCGCGGCGCTGGACAGGTACGAAGTCACCGGCACGCTGGTGGCCACGGACGCGAAGGGCGTGGAGCGCCCGGTGGCCGAGGCGCAGGTGACGGACCAGCTCGGCGCGGGCACGCACACGCTCACGCTGCGCTTCGAGGCGGGGCACGCGGGCCTGTCGAAGCTGGACGGTGCGTATGCGCTGCGCGGCCTGCAGCTCTACTCGCTGGGGACGAACACGCTGTACCACCGGCTGAACCAGGGGCTCGGCGTGAAGTTCCCCGCGGTGCGCGCGGCGGAGCTCGCGGAGGCGAAAGTGACGCCCGCCATCGAGCACCTGATGCGCGAGGGTGAGTTCAACCTCGTGCCGTAG
- a CDS encoding trypsin-like serine peptidase, protein MPRKPHGAFMRLWGPLLAGTALLPGILACGEDAVPSEQHRLCENPPQQPEVSSQAQCGPLLDFTPINSYQGELADIVQSREDAVVLIDGRCTGTLIQASAGPVVITAGHCVGLGDRSLLVFNFEDASDGDPLITEGTVIEQSDAPDYALIQLDRLPEAVTPVPLTSQATERLSIIQHPRGRPKVIAEGQYLASCNQLVYYSSLDTLVGSSGAGVLNHQGYLLGVHTDGSCTVDNRGTNHGATAQAIVDVSPYLQAGDIAER, encoded by the coding sequence ATGCCGCGTAAGCCCCATGGTGCATTCATGAGACTGTGGGGCCCGCTTCTCGCGGGCACCGCATTGCTCCCGGGCATCCTGGCCTGTGGAGAAGATGCGGTGCCCTCGGAGCAGCACCGGCTCTGCGAGAATCCTCCGCAGCAGCCGGAGGTGAGCAGTCAGGCGCAGTGTGGCCCGCTGCTCGACTTCACTCCCATCAACAGCTACCAGGGCGAGCTCGCTGACATCGTGCAGAGCCGGGAAGACGCCGTCGTCCTGATTGACGGGCGGTGCACCGGAACGCTGATTCAGGCGAGCGCGGGGCCGGTGGTCATCACCGCGGGCCACTGTGTCGGGCTCGGGGACCGGTCGCTGTTGGTCTTCAACTTCGAGGACGCTTCCGACGGAGACCCGCTCATCACCGAGGGCACCGTCATCGAGCAGTCGGATGCGCCGGACTACGCGCTCATCCAGCTCGACAGGCTTCCGGAGGCGGTGACTCCCGTCCCGCTGACGTCGCAGGCCACCGAGCGGCTGTCCATCATCCAGCATCCCCGGGGCCGTCCCAAGGTCATCGCCGAGGGCCAATACCTGGCCTCGTGCAACCAGCTCGTCTACTACTCGAGCCTGGACACCCTCGTCGGCAGCTCCGGCGCGGGCGTGCTCAACCATCAGGGCTACCTGCTGGGCGTGCACACCGATGGGAGCTGCACCGTCGACAACCGCGGCACCAACCACGGCGCGACGGCGCAGGCGATTGTCGACGTGTCCCCGTACCTGCAGGCCGGGGACATCGCCGAGCGCTGA
- a CDS encoding zinc-dependent metalloprotease, which yields MFKGAAVLVVGCGLMAGCGTDGQDLQSDNDEIVSNLIEAGFPADDIMVVDGAVYTGRDAHVTLEASREMLQTPKETQEQYRTTNLVSSTVTKICVNPTSTFNSYSRLSQGLDLAIQNYNNLGLSFQLVRNSTSGCSATITAQTTSGAGGSSGFPSGGKPYGTINIGTSLQSYSVDVNEHVITHEIGHTIGFRHSDYYNRAISCGGSATNEGSAGVGAILISGTPSTAVVGGSVMNSCFRSTETGEWTSSDITALNALY from the coding sequence ATGTTCAAGGGTGCCGCTGTCCTGGTGGTTGGCTGTGGCTTGATGGCCGGCTGCGGCACCGACGGTCAGGACTTGCAGAGCGACAACGATGAGATTGTGTCCAACCTCATCGAGGCCGGCTTCCCCGCGGACGACATCATGGTCGTCGATGGCGCGGTGTACACGGGCCGCGACGCCCACGTGACGCTCGAGGCGTCCCGCGAGATGCTCCAGACTCCCAAGGAGACCCAGGAGCAGTACCGCACGACCAACCTGGTCAGCTCCACCGTGACCAAGATCTGCGTCAACCCCACGTCGACGTTCAACAGCTACAGCCGCCTGAGCCAGGGCCTCGACCTGGCCATCCAGAACTACAACAACCTGGGTCTGTCCTTCCAGTTGGTGCGCAACTCCACCTCCGGCTGCAGCGCGACCATCACCGCGCAGACCACCTCCGGCGCGGGCGGCTCCTCCGGCTTCCCCTCGGGCGGCAAGCCCTACGGCACCATCAACATCGGCACCAGCCTGCAGAGCTACAGCGTTGACGTGAACGAGCACGTCATCACGCACGAGATTGGCCACACCATCGGCTTCCGTCACTCGGACTACTACAACCGCGCCATCAGCTGCGGCGGCTCGGCCACCAACGAGGGCTCGGCTGGCGTGGGCGCCATCCTCATCTCCGGCACGCCGAGCACGGCGGTGGTGGGCGGCTCCGTCATGAACTCCTGCTTCCGCTCGACGGAGACTGGCGAGTGGACCAGCTCCGACATCACCGCGCTGAACGCCCTGTACTAA